A stretch of the Sulfurihydrogenibium sp. genome encodes the following:
- the guaA gene encoding glutamine-hydrolyzing GMP synthase, which produces MHQGIVILDFGSQYTQLIARRVRELNVYSEILPFNASVEEILKHNPKGIIFSGGPASVYEPDAPKPDEKVYDLGLPILGICYGLQLITHHFGGEVIKADKHEYGKAELEVLDHEDLFCNIPHYTQVWMSHADKVVKLPEGFEVIGRTFNAPYAAVRDKEKKIWGVQFHPEVSHTLLGKEMLKNFAVRICKCKQDWTMGNFLMEKQAEIRKMVGGKKAICALSGGVDSSVAAVLVHNAIGDNLTCIFVDNGLLRKGEREQVEKTFRDNFHIPLIVVDAKDRFLKALKGITDPEQKRKIIGNLFIEVFEEEAKKLKDVEYLVQGTLYPDVIESVSVKGPSAVIKTHHNVGGLPERMNLKLIEPLRELFKDEVRELGKELGLPEEIIYRQPFPGPGLAIRVIGEVNENDLNILREADAIVLEEIKKAGLYKDLWQSFAVLLPIHTVGVMGDYRTYEKVIAIRAVESTDGMTADWARLPYDLLDTMMRRIINEVKGVNRVVYDISSKPPATIEWE; this is translated from the coding sequence ATGCATCAAGGAATAGTGATTTTAGACTTTGGCTCTCAATACACCCAGTTAATAGCAAGAAGGGTAAGAGAATTAAACGTTTACAGCGAGATTTTGCCGTTTAACGCATCAGTAGAAGAGATTCTAAAACATAATCCAAAAGGAATAATATTTTCTGGTGGTCCTGCTTCTGTTTATGAGCCTGATGCACCTAAGCCGGATGAAAAAGTTTATGATTTAGGTTTACCTATTCTTGGAATTTGTTATGGACTTCAGCTTATAACACATCATTTCGGTGGAGAGGTAATAAAGGCTGATAAGCATGAGTATGGTAAAGCTGAGTTAGAAGTTTTAGACCATGAAGACCTTTTTTGCAATATTCCACACTATACACAAGTTTGGATGAGTCATGCAGATAAAGTAGTAAAACTACCCGAAGGTTTTGAAGTAATCGGCAGAACGTTTAACGCACCTTATGCGGCCGTAAGAGACAAAGAAAAGAAAATTTGGGGCGTTCAGTTTCATCCGGAAGTAAGCCATACACTTCTTGGTAAAGAAATGCTGAAAAACTTTGCAGTCAGAATTTGTAAATGTAAACAAGATTGGACTATGGGCAATTTCTTAATGGAAAAGCAGGCTGAAATAAGAAAAATGGTAGGTGGCAAAAAAGCAATCTGTGCTTTGTCTGGTGGCGTTGATTCGTCCGTTGCTGCGGTTTTGGTTCATAATGCGATTGGAGATAATTTAACTTGCATCTTTGTTGACAATGGACTTTTGAGAAAAGGTGAAAGAGAACAGGTAGAAAAAACATTTAGAGACAATTTCCATATTCCATTAATAGTAGTAGATGCAAAAGATAGATTTTTAAAGGCATTAAAAGGAATTACAGACCCGGAGCAAAAAAGAAAGATAATCGGCAATCTTTTTATAGAAGTCTTTGAAGAAGAAGCGAAAAAATTAAAAGATGTAGAATACTTAGTTCAGGGCACATTGTACCCAGACGTTATAGAAAGCGTATCAGTCAAAGGACCGTCGGCAGTTATTAAAACTCACCATAACGTTGGCGGGCTACCGGAGAGAATGAACCTAAAGCTTATAGAACCGCTAAGAGAGTTATTCAAAGATGAAGTAAGAGAGCTTGGTAAAGAGCTTGGATTGCCAGAAGAGATTATTTACAGGCAACCATTCCCAGGACCAGGCTTGGCTATAAGGGTAATTGGTGAAGTAAATGAAAATGATTTAAATATTTTAAGAGAAGCAGATGCAATAGTTTTAGAAGAAATTAAAAAAGCAGGACTTTATAAAGATTTATGGCAATCTTTTGCAGTTTTACTGCCAATTCATACAGTCGGAGTAATGGGAGATTATAGAACTTACGAGAAAGTTATAGCAATCAGAGCAGTAGAAAGTACGGACGGAATGACAGCTGACTGGGCAAGGCTTCCGTATGATCTACTTGACACGATGATGAGACGAATAATTAACGAAGTAAAAGGTGTTAATAGAGTAGTTTATGACATCTCTTCAAAGCCACCTGCAACCATAGAATGGGAATAA
- a CDS encoding sugar-binding protein: MNLKSIRTFFLFILFLINFSFAQVSIKPGEISYIEVQYNNILVAGEAYNINLKFTDAFGNPSNNFGLASKIKVVSNGLEISKSEIYPGDIKNGEIVITVKGKKTGFYSLAFFLDEKPLILKVLPLEALTSSMNFRVINNKAEIAVIESKDSYLPGYPYEIKISFFDREGNPVLEKSHINQTFLINANGGTKEVNINDFNGNVYKFDILPFVVEDFNIVVQDKSNKNILASKTIKPEIQTIGKIKVITPSETEAGKPFTLEIKVYDAQDRLIKVYDKIGADIKLKVNGSGRIIPDIIPKEAFVEGVAQIQAIYTKSETINIEPVILGLNTSIDVEKKAQKEEKKIVEQPKKEQELRSEKKSEQIPEEKEKKATTVKLKFLLELGIINKISLISAKEGNYTYKVYFSKRNLDYEVRNYERDILIEKENVGKLNFVEDKDHNIILNISLKDGYTAEASLLKDSKNTVEVKVMEK, encoded by the coding sequence ATGAATCTTAAATCAATAAGAACCTTCTTTTTATTTATTTTATTTTTAATTAATTTCTCCTTTGCGCAAGTAAGTATTAAACCTGGCGAAATATCATACATAGAAGTTCAGTATAACAATATATTAGTGGCCGGCGAAGCCTACAATATAAACCTAAAATTTACAGATGCTTTCGGAAACCCGTCTAACAATTTTGGTCTTGCATCAAAGATAAAAGTAGTATCAAACGGTCTTGAAATTAGTAAATCTGAGATTTATCCAGGGGACATAAAAAACGGAGAAATTGTTATTACAGTTAAAGGAAAAAAAACTGGTTTTTATAGCTTAGCATTTTTTTTGGATGAAAAACCGCTAATTCTTAAAGTTTTACCACTTGAAGCCTTAACATCATCTATGAATTTTAGAGTAATAAACAATAAAGCAGAAATAGCGGTAATAGAATCTAAGGATAGTTATTTACCTGGTTATCCTTATGAAATAAAAATAAGCTTTTTTGATAGAGAAGGAAATCCGGTATTGGAAAAATCGCATATTAACCAAACATTCCTTATTAACGCTAATGGAGGCACTAAGGAAGTAAATATAAATGATTTTAATGGAAATGTGTACAAATTTGATATATTACCTTTTGTAGTTGAAGATTTTAATATTGTTGTTCAGGATAAATCTAATAAAAACATTTTAGCGTCAAAAACTATAAAGCCTGAGATACAAACTATAGGAAAAATTAAGGTAATTACTCCATCAGAAACTGAAGCTGGAAAACCATTTACTCTAGAAATAAAAGTTTATGATGCTCAAGATAGATTAATAAAAGTATACGATAAAATCGGTGCGGATATAAAACTAAAGGTTAATGGTTCTGGAAGAATAATTCCTGATATAATTCCAAAAGAAGCGTTTGTTGAAGGCGTAGCCCAAATTCAAGCTATTTATACTAAAAGTGAAACAATCAATATAGAGCCTGTAATTCTTGGATTGAATACAAGTATTGATGTAGAAAAAAAAGCTCAAAAGGAAGAGAAAAAAATAGTAGAGCAACCTAAAAAGGAACAAGAATTACGATCTGAAAAGAAGTCTGAGCAAATACCAGAGGAAAAAGAAAAGAAAGCCACGACTGTAAAATTAAAATTTTTATTAGAGCTTGGAATAATTAACAAAATAAGCTTAATTTCTGCAAAAGAAGGTAATTATACATACAAAGTTTACTTTTCAAAGAGAAATTTAGATTATGAAGTAAGGAATTATGAAAGAGATATTCTGATAGAAAAAGAAAATGTAGGAAAGCTAAACTTCGTTGAAGATAAAGACCACAACATAATTTTAAATATATCCTTGAAAGATGGTTACACAGCAGAAGCTTCTTTGCTGAAGGATTCAAAAAATACTGTTGAAGTTAAGGTTATGGAAAAATGA
- the flhB gene encoding flagellar biosynthesis protein FlhB: MAKDPRKTEKATPKRKQKAREEGQVLKSMDVSISASLFVIFIVFIFYLPFAYKYLLGYFKYTFSNPLYLIPENGSMFIWFTLKILAILILPVILILFIVGIASNVMQFGFLFTLKPLTPKLDKLNVISGIKRLFSLTVLFELIKNLAKLTAALFLSYFLVKYLLNDFLVYMTGSINNQIYVLSKTIIILVMSFAFLSVPIAIADFLYRRYEYEENLKMTKDEVKEERKSYEGNPLVKREIRKRMRQLALRRMIAEVPKADVVITNPEHYAVALKYERGKMHAPKVIAKGQDLIAQKIKEVAKEHGVKIVEDPPLARTLYSSCEIGDYIPENLYEAVAKIFAEIYKTKKWYNNDR, from the coding sequence AGAGAAGAAGGACAAGTTCTCAAAAGTATGGATGTATCTATTTCTGCATCATTATTTGTCATTTTTATTGTCTTCATATTTTATTTACCTTTTGCATACAAATATCTTCTTGGATACTTTAAATATACGTTTTCAAATCCATTATATCTAATTCCAGAAAACGGGAGTATGTTTATTTGGTTTACACTTAAAATATTAGCAATCTTGATACTGCCTGTAATTCTTATTCTTTTTATAGTCGGGATTGCATCAAATGTTATGCAGTTTGGATTTTTATTTACGCTAAAACCTCTTACTCCAAAGCTTGATAAATTAAATGTTATTTCTGGGATAAAAAGACTATTCTCTTTGACTGTTTTATTTGAGCTAATTAAAAATCTTGCCAAACTAACTGCAGCATTGTTTTTATCTTATTTCCTTGTAAAGTATCTATTAAATGACTTTTTAGTTTACATGACAGGCTCTATTAACAACCAAATTTATGTTTTGAGTAAAACGATTATTATCCTTGTAATGTCGTTTGCTTTTTTATCTGTACCAATAGCCATCGCCGATTTTCTTTATAGGAGATATGAATACGAAGAAAACCTTAAAATGACAAAAGATGAAGTTAAAGAAGAAAGAAAATCCTACGAAGGGAACCCGTTAGTCAAGAGAGAGATTAGAAAAAGAATGAGGCAGCTTGCATTAAGAAGGATGATTGCAGAAGTTCCAAAAGCAGACGTTGTGATCACAAACCCAGAACACTATGCTGTTGCATTAAAGTACGAAAGAGGAAAAATGCATGCACCAAAAGTGATAGCAAAAGGACAAGATTTAATAGCACAAAAGATTAAAGAAGTAGCAAAAGAACATGGCGTTAAAATAGTGGAAGATCCGCCATTAGCAAGAACATTATACAGTAGTTGTGAAATTGGAGATTATATTCCAGAAAATCTCTATGAGGCAGTGGCAAAAATATTTGCGGAGATTTATAAAACTAAAAAGTGGTATAATAATGATAGATAA